From the Brassica napus cultivar Da-Ae chromosome A8, Da-Ae, whole genome shotgun sequence genome, one window contains:
- the LOC125576909 gene encoding uncharacterized protein LOC125576909: protein MITELGERLGKVIVVAFDPDKPQVQDYVRIQIRFDVSRPLRKTMVVNLPEGGSTIVKFNYERVQKRCYECQRLNHAQEVFPKIVKKRKDAASERRQRILYEKSLEEKIIGPQDPLFGVLSEAQVGICPQTGRKKISTEVLDEMRRYMLMATEKDKLLRIERIKSSVAEAEKDPLLQKTVLRLEPSPVFTTFADKGKGRVFDLDLNKDVDPIFDSKTGEGKLMASAIRANKIDLPRLMKDTFSTRQKLELDHRNVGVTNSGPRSSSARNVFKDSGSYASFEGNSTEYGLEFSAARSSGVVQKTSRTRRRPHIRKRQGMKDGGSRIL from the coding sequence ATGATCACAGAGCTTGGTGAACGTCTTGGAAAAGTAATTGTTGTGGCTTTTGATCCTGACAAGCCACAGGTCCAGGATTATGTAAGAATACAAATTCGCTTTGATGTCTCCAGACCCCTGAGGAAGACGATGGTGGTTAATCTACCGGAGGGTGGATCAACGATTGTCAAATTCAACTATGAGAGGGTACAAAAGAGGTGTTATGAGTGTCAAAGATTGAATCACGCCCAAGAAGTCTTCCCAAAAATTGTTAAGAAGCGTAAAGATGCGGCGTCTGAAAGAAGGCAAAGGATCCTATATGAAAAGAGCTTGGAAGAGAAGATCATTGGTCCACAAGACCCTCTCTTTGGAGTTCTATCTGAAGCTCAAGTGGGTATCTGTCCGCAGACGGGTAGAAAAAAGATTTCGACGGAGGTACTTGATGAAATGCGGAGATATATGCTGATGGCTACAGAGAAAGATAAGCTACTTCGTATTGAGAGAATCAAATCTTCTGTGGCTGAAGCAGAGAAGGACCCACTGCTTCAAAAGACTGTTCTTAGATTGGAACCTTCACCAGTGTTTACTACTTTTGCTGACAAGGGGAAGGGAAGGGTGTTTGATCTTGATCTCAACAAAGATGTGGATCCAATCTTTGATTCAAAAACTGGAGAAGGAAAACTGATGGCGTCTGCGATTCGAGCTAATAAAATTGACCTGCCTAGACTGATGAAGGATACATTCTCTACAAGGCAGAAGTTGGAGCTTGATCATAGAAATGTAGGAGTAACTAACTCAGGTCCAAGATCATCATCGGCTCGAAATGTTTTCAAGGACAGTGGCTCGTATGCTAGCTTCGAAGGCAACTCAACGGAATATGGTCTTGAATTCTCTGCTGCAAGATCATCCGGGGTTGTTCAGAAAACTTCTAGAACAAGACGTCGTCCTCATATCCGTAAAAGGCAAGGGATGAAGGATGGTGGATCAAGGATTCTCTAG
- the LOC106418749 gene encoding meiosis-specific protein ASY2: MSSSHRLTREQKGKGAVSSRDSDDVHHEAMMDTGNMDLSQRLLVSEAREQFRGDDDGQEAVDASIVPISYYPGNIFAEESPLEVWRIRPSVIDGQDWSNVERTKSTVESVEALLRDLNAHGVSFIVPKRDQRPWSPPKGYQCIYESYFRSDTKLWFPIPRIVTAYAFRRGVALSQLMNGSLRLMVVLSVIAAEAGTSMSVRSFEELTSVSISDDGLVSTRMRPNYNVVTGYPTKTSDWQRSYFYVKSNRSAFEEPPKSGYRVLWNAEMVGHPNLATYPEDWKESARIVALQKQDHWEDFTRERIQRSIDQIASQRWISNLLPLVNQSTSKRLSLFTRAEQKEINRAKTMKQLPDLSLIVAEKIGAKRGASGSRVGPSGLEAVESTPIAAEQTRTGGSSKRSKKKAEDPKESSEPGQTGADGSSKKGGKKRKAGDLPAEDAPKKKKMKKKELAMPRSSSVCEEELQALVPEAIPEVGTSEDDENETIALRRRRRESRVTEEVSRGALAGDLRSTEVPRGISTSGGQRDRSRNESPAHVTEGSETRVSGRPKETPADEFRFEFNRELPLACYPEDCARLLRLVKGGPDQLPSVGDLIFKDEYEHASCSSVKSHGDWNVLVGKYDTALRRAREQIRESEEAKKKAEEALRVSSREKAEAIAQEKSLRKAFDETRTSDAAELQMCKEAMNDLEFVVDKQRKEKADLEAKMAAELLRHSEEMDRLRKSRKYEVTHERVRVLIAMIAKAEKRFHRISLREDKRDKYDDARCLYSQAFGTRKCLEQIKASGVEIPQETIDFFAGQERHYEEEAERLEVKEIPAEDLRLSPLVLESRFLIEEIWRQLDPFGSNIGLIDSEAAIALRTPLADRDPQSADPTEKPAQTAVSSNQPTDQDADLAKQTSAGAVVLKDGAVPTIVLTDSPAKASKNASSSASSSEDPEKGDDDPAGMPIADATAPAPAKFGRISGPGEKDGDGGKNLPAGDE, from the exons ATGTCGTCATCTCATCGTTTGACGCGAGAACAAAAGGGAAAGGGGGCGGTCTCTTCTCGGGACTCTGACGATGTCCATCACGAAGCGATGATGGATACGGGGAATATGGATTTATCGCAGCGTCTCCTGGTCTCGGAAGCGAGAGAACAGTTCCGGGGTGACGACGACGGTCAAGAAGCGGTCGACGCCTCGATTGTCCCGATCAGCTACTACCCTGGGAACATCTTCGCTGAGGAGAGCCCCCTGGAGGTTTGGAGAATTCGACCTTCGGTCATCGATGGACAAGATTGGTCCAACGTTGAGAGGACGAAGTCTACCGTGGAGTCGGTGGAAGCTCTCCTCCGAGATCTCAATGCACACGGGGTCTCGTTCATCGTTCCAAAACGGGATCAGAGGCCTTGGTCGCCTCCGAAGGGATATCAATGCATTTACGAGTCGTATTTTCGGAGCGACACGAAGTTGTGGTTCCCAATTCCCCGAATTGTCACGGCTTATGCGTTCCGCAGAGGAGTCGCCTTAAGCCAGTTGATGAACGGTTCTCTCCGGTTAATGGTCGTTCTGTCGGTGATCGCGGCTGAGGCAGGGACATCGATGAGTGTGAGGTCGTTTGAGGAGTTGACTTCAGTCTCAATTTCCGATGATGGGCTCGTCTCGACGAGGATGCGCCCAAATTATAACGTGGTCACGGGATACCCGACCAAAACCTCAGACTGGCAGCGTTCGTATTTCTATGTGAAGTCGAACAGATCAGCGTTCGAGGAGCCTCCGAAGTCTGGTTATCGCGTTCTCTGGAATGCAGAGATGG TTGGTCATCCGAATCTCGCCACTTATCCCGAGGATTGGAAGGAGAGTGCTCGGATCGTTGCGTTGCAGAAGCAAGATCACTGGGAGGACTTTACTCGGGAGAGAATTCAAAGATCCATAGATCAAATTGCTAGtc AACGTTGGATCTCAAACTTGCTTCCCCTCGTCAATCAATCGACTTCGAAGAGATTATCCCTCTTTACTCGAGCTGAGCAGAAAGAGATCAACCGAGCCAAGACAATGAAGCAATTGCCCGACCTTAGTCTTATTGTAGCTGAAAAGATAGGCGCCAAGCGAGGCGCTTCTGGGAGCAGGGTTGGCCCTTCGGGGTTGGAAGCGGTAGAGTCGACCCCAATTGCTGCTGAGCAAACGCGTACTGGTGGCTCCTCGAAGAGGAGCAAGAAAAAGGCCGAGGATCCGAAGGAATCTTCTGAGCCGGGGCAAACTGGGGCAGACGGTTCCTCTAAAAAAGGGGGTAAGAAACGGAAAGCCGGAGATTTGCCCGCCGAGGACGCTcctaagaagaaaaagatgaagaagaaagaattgGCTATGCCCCGCTCATCCTCGGTCTGCGAAGAGGAACTTCAGGCTCTAGTTCCTGAAGCTATCCCTGAGGTTGGGACCTCGGAGGATGATGAGAATGAGACCATCGCCCTCCGCCGACGGAGACGGGAGAGTCGAGTCACCGAGGAGGTATCCCGTGGAGCCTTGGCCGGTGATCTGCGTTCTACTGAGGTTCCGAGGGGAATATCGACTTCGGGAGGACAGCGGGACCGCTCGAGGAATGAGTCCCCTGCTCATGTCACGGAGGGATCTGAGACCCGAGTATCCGGTCGCCCTAAGGAAACCCCGGCAGATGAGTTCAGATTCGAGTTTAACCGTGAGCTTCCGCTGGCTTGCTACCCGGAAGATTGTGCTCGCCTGTTACGGTTGGTCAAAGGCGGTCCCGATCAACTCCCTTCGGTGGGAGATCTCATCTTCAAAGATGAGTATGAGCATGCCTCTTGCTCGTCTGTAAAG AGCCACGGCGACTGGAATGTTCTGGTCGGGAAGTATGACACAGCCCTCAGGCGGGCTAGAGAGCAGATCCGTGAGAGCGAAGAAGCCAAGAAGAAAGCGGAGGAGGCTCTTCGGGTGTCCTCGCGGGAAAAGGCTGAAGCCATTGCTCAGGAGAAATCTCTCAGGAAAGCGTTTGACGAGACGCGAACATCTGACGCGGCTGAACTGCAGATGTGTAAGGAGGCGATGAACGATCTCGAGTTCGTGGTGGATAAGCAGCGAAAGGAAAAGGCTGATCTAGAGGCAAAAATGGCTGCGGAATTGCTAAGGCATTCCGAGGAGATGGACAGGCTTCGGAAATCTCGTAAATACGAGGTCACGCACGAGAGGGTTCGCGTGCTGATTGCCATGATCGCTAAAGCCGAGAAACGCTTTCACAGGATTTCCCTTCGTGAAGACAAAAGGGACAAGTATGACGATGCTAGATGTCTCTATAGCCAAGCCTTTGGAACAAGGAAATGTCTCGAGCAGATTAAGGCCTCAGGTGTCGAGATCCCGCAGGAAACCATCGATTTCTTCGCTGGGCAAGAGAGGCATTATGAAGAGGAAGCGGAACGCTTGGAAGTAAAGGAAATTCCAGCAGAAGATCTTCGCCTCTCCCCATTAGTGTTGGAGTCTCGGTTCCTGATCGAAGAGATTTGGCGTCAGCTCGACCCATTTGGATCGAACATTGGTTTGATCGATTCAGAGGCTGCCATTGCCCTTCGCACTCCCCTCGCCGACCGAGATCCCCAATCTGCAGATCCGACGGAGAAGCCCGCTCAGACGGCCGTATCTTCCAACCAACCCACCGATCAAGATGCTGATCTCGCGAAGCAGACATCGGCGGGAGCGGTTGTTCTCAAGGACGGGGCAGTGCCGACCATTGTGCTGACAGATTCCCCCGCTAAGGCGTCGAAGAATGCCAGCTCATCCGCTTCCTCGTCGGAAGATCCGGAGAAGGGTGACGATGATCCCGCGGGAATGCCTATTGCGGACGCGACTGCTCCAGCCCCAGCCAAATTTGGTCGCATCTCGGGTCCCGGAGAAAAAGACGGTGATGGTGGCAAGAATCTTCCCGCTGGTGACGAATAG
- the LOC106418973 gene encoding uncharacterized protein LOC106418973 encodes MASTSAVSLFMPLTQNRSPSSTKTVAFRKPLLPLKPSKASSSSLAMPSRRFQVNASNLKMEKAVSGLAAAALTVSMVIPEVAEAAGSGISPSLKNFLLSIAAGGVVLTVIIGVVVGVSNFDPVKRG; translated from the coding sequence ATGGCTTCTACCTCCGCCGTATCATTGTTCATGCCACTCACCCAAAACCGATCGCCGTCGTCGACCAAAACTGTAGCCTTTCGCAAGCCACTATTGCCTTTGAAGCCATCTAAGGCGTCATCCTCCTCCTTAGCCATGCCTTCACGGAGGTTTCAAGTGAATGCATCTAACCTGAAGATGGAGAAGGCTGTGAGCGGCTTAGCAGCAGCAGCTCTCACCGTTTCAATGGTGATCCCTGAGGTGGCTGAAGCCGCAGGCTCAGGAATCTCTCCCTCTCTCAAGAACTTCTTGCTTAGCATTGCCGCGGGAGGAGTGGTGCTCACGGTCATCATCGGTGTGGTTGTTGGTGTCTCCAACTTTGATCCTGTTAAGAGAGGCTAA